The proteins below come from a single Papaver somniferum cultivar HN1 chromosome 11, ASM357369v1, whole genome shotgun sequence genomic window:
- the LOC113324549 gene encoding uncharacterized protein LOC113324549 translates to MSQLLLSPNTLPNYTFQDGVLRYKNKLYIGEGSDVRAKLLHSLHDYAIGGHSGIQATSVRATSHFYWTCMHRDIVSFVSQGDVCQRNKADHTNSADLLQPLPIHEHAWQHITMDFIEGFPVSNMKSIILVIVDRLTKYAHFLALQHPYTAASVAHAFLNQVVKLHGLPSSIVSDRDKVFTSNFWYVPPHLAFPSATTTSVAAVETYLNERASLLDIFKEPLHKAQERMKLYADRSGTDRTFEVGDLVYLKLQPYIQSSLSLRKNFKLSSKYYGPFPVLQHIGKVSYKLELPSHSRIHPVFHVSHLKKHIGQKHTPAPSLPVVDHEGQIIMLPENTLGTRSILQGDRVVKQELIQWTNSFPENFTWEDLSNIRTHFPKFILEDRDFFQGEVMSQCA, encoded by the exons ATGTCTCAACTCTTACTCAGCCCTAACACTCTTCCTAATTACACATTCCAAGATGGAGTTCTGAGGTACAAAAATAAGCTCTACATAGGTGAAGGGAGTGATGTTAGAGCCAAACTCTTGCATTCCTTACATGATTATGCCATTGGGGGACATTCTGGAATTCAAGCTACATCTGTGAGAGCCACAAGTCATTTTTATTGGACATGTATGCATAGAGACATAGTTTCCTTTGTGTCCCAGGGTGATGTTTGTCAGAGAAACAAAGCTGATCACACTAACTCTGCTGATTTGCTCCAACCACTTCCTATCCATGAGCATGCATGGCAACATATTACCATGGATTTTATAGAAGGATTTCCTGTGAGCAACATGAAGAGTATCATCTTGGTGATTGTAGATAGGCTGACAAAATATGCTCACTTCTTAGCTCTACAACATCCATACACAGCTGCTTCTGTAGCTCATGCTTTCCTCAATCAAGTGGTCAAATTACATGGGTTgccttcttcaattgtgtctgatAGAGATAAGGTCTTTACAAGCAACTTCTG GTATGTACCTCCTCACCTTGCTTTTCCTTCTGCTACTACAACCTCAGTTGCTGCAGTTGAGACCTATTTGAATGAAAGAGCTTCTCTACTGGATATATTCAAGGAGCCACTTCATAAAGCTCAAGAGAGGATGAAGCTATATGCTGACAGGTCCGGAACAGATAGAACTTTTGAAGTTGGGGACCTGGTCTACCTCAAACTTCAACCTTACATACAGTCCTCTCTGTCGTTGAGGAAGAATTTTAAACTCTCATCCAAGTATTATGGTCCTTTTCCAGTCCTTCAACATATTGGCAAAGTTTCTTACAAGTTGGAATTACCATCACACTCCCGCATTCATCCTGTGTTTCATGTTTCTCATCTTAAGAAGCACATTGGTCAGAAACACACTCCAGCACCATCTCTTCCAGTGGTTGATCATGAGGGACAAATTATCATGTTACCTGAAAATACTTTGGGTACCAGATCAATTCTACAAGGAGACAGGGTAGTCAAACAGGAATTGATCCAATGGACTAACTCATTCCCAGAAAATTTTACATGGGAAGATCTCTCTAACATTCGCACCCACTTTCCAaagttcatccttgaggacaggGATTTTTTTCAGGGAGAGGTAATGTCACAGTGTGCATAG